One segment of Primulina tabacum isolate GXHZ01 chromosome 6, ASM2559414v2, whole genome shotgun sequence DNA contains the following:
- the LOC142548580 gene encoding protein MIZU-KUSSEI 1-like: protein MTKIDTLRRFLLPCLNPTPTSPTPPPTSAVKKRLSTSLRDDLDEKKHFANQETIEQERDAQEESDSSSSDPTTPIPNSTAISHAPPRCSRTMVIGTIFGSRRGGHVRFCIQHSRLNTRPSLLLELSIPTTTLIQEMQCGLVRIALEFNAAESAESELNRCPLHLIPLWTLCCNGRKIGFAVRRKATQQNRLMLKTMQNITVGAGVIPCGSGSGSEESMYMRANYECVVGSADSESFHLINPDGGPGQELSIFLLRTRCV, encoded by the exons atgacAAAAATCGACACCCTCCGTCGATTCCTGCTCCCATGCCTCAACCCGACCCCCACATCCCCCACACCACCACCTACCTCCGCCGTGAAGAAACGCCTGAGCACTTCACTCCGGGACGACCTTGATGAGAAGAAACACTTCGCCAATCAAGAAACCATAGAACAAGAACGAGACGCCCAAGAAGAAAGTGATTCATCCTCCTCCGATCCTACCACTCCCATCCCCAACTCTACAGCTATCTCCCACGCGCCGCCGCGTTGTTCTAGAACAATGGTGATTGGAACCATCTTCGGCAGCCGTAGAGGCGGCCACGTGCGGTTCTGCATACAGCACAGCCGCCTCAATACTCGGCCCTCTCTCCTACTCGAGCTCTCGATCCCCACAACCACTCTTATCCAGGAAATGCAATGTGGGCTAGTGCGAATCGCCCTCGAGTTCAATGCCGCGGAATCAGCCGAATCTGAGCTGAATCGATGCCCCCTTCACTTAATCCCCCTGTGGACTCTCTGCTGCAACGGGCGAAAGATCGGATTTGCCGTCCGCCGTAAGGCCACACAGCAGAACAGGCTTATGCTGAAGACCATGCAGAATATCACAGTCGGGGCAGGCGTAATCCCATGCGGGTCTGGGTCGGGTTCAGAGGAAAGCATGTACATGCGGGCTAACTATGAGTGCGTCGTTGGGAGTGCTGACTCGGAGTCTTTCCATTTGATCAACCCTGATGGCGGCCCGGGTCAAGAACTCAGCATTTTCTTGCTTAGGACTAG GTGTGTCTAA